Proteins from a genomic interval of Papaver somniferum cultivar HN1 chromosome 4, ASM357369v1, whole genome shotgun sequence:
- the LOC113275903 gene encoding uncharacterized protein LOC113275903 produces MESLSPVSTSIVIQPNNPLFRFQRQRQTRIFHSLSFPRKNTHFFTTRRTRDTCSFAVSGNNSSGGGSEEKEEEDLETALHLDGSIPSTSDEFVKQVSSRAYDMRRHLHQTFDTSSYDVLEANPWRGASKPVYVLTQRENQLCTMKTRTNRSEVEKELGLLFSKKEKSRSENKTKQSRNGTNFRMVVEDVREGVLVFEDENDAAKYCDLLQGGGQGCEDVVEIDASSVFDICQKMRALAVLFRRGRTPPLPESLQLNLKAKKRSLEDQEDLI; encoded by the exons ATGGAATCTCTATCGCCCGTTTCTACATCAATCGTGATTCAACCGAACAATCCACTATTCCGTTTCCAACGACAACGGCAGACCAGAATCTTTCACTCATTATCTTTCCCTAGAAAAAACACTCACTTTTTCACTACCAGAAGAACCAGAGATACTTGTTCATTTGCGGTATCTGGTAATAATAGCAGTGGTGGAGGatctgaagaaaaagaagaagaagacctgGAGACGGCACTTCATTTGGATGGAAGTATCCCAAGTACTTCTGATGAATTTGTAAAGCAGGTTTCTTCTCGTGCTTATGATATGCGGAGACATCTTCATCAAACCTTCGATACCAGCAGTTATGATG TATTAGAGGCAAACCCATGGCGAGGAGCTTCAAAACCTGTTTATGTACTTACCCAGAGGGAAAACCAGTTGTGTACAATGAAAACTCGAACAAACCGcag CGAAGTTGAAAAGGAGCTTGGGTTACTGTTCTCCAAAAAAGAGAAGAGTCGATCTGAAAATAAGACAAAGCAGTCAAGAAATGGCACAAATTTCCGAATGGTAGTTGAGGATGTTCGGGAAGGAGTACTT GTGTTTGAAGATGAGAATGATGCTGCAAAGTACTGCGACTTACTACAAGGCGGAGGCCAAGGATGTGAAGATGTTGTAGAGATTGATGCATCCTCG GTGTTTGATATTTGCCAAAAGATGAGAGCCCTTGCAGTCCTTTTTCGCCGTGGAAGAACACCTCCATTACCAGAGAGCCTTCAACTAAATTTAAAGGCCAAGAAGCGATCCCTTGAAGATCAAGAGGACTTGATATGA